The sequence below is a genomic window from Coffea arabica cultivar ET-39 chromosome 4c, Coffea Arabica ET-39 HiFi, whole genome shotgun sequence.
CGGCAGATCAAAACTAAAATGAGCATGAAGGGAATTACAACAGGTTTGAGGCACTGTAAATTCCTTACAAAAAGCAACAATACCATGCTTGGTACCTGATCCCTATTGTTTCAGAATAAGGGTAGGGAGTATAGACAAATCACAAGTGACGAATGCATATCATCAACTATTATACTTTCTTCCTGGTCAACCTCCTGGTCTGACTGGTATCAACCTTTTCCTTGGGTGCCTTCTGAGCCTTggcttcttttccatttttctgatTCCCATCGTAATTTTtgtcatcatcactttcaactgGCTTTCTTTTCCTAGCAGAATTTTTCCCTGTATCTTTCTTGAACTCAATTCCACTATCATCTTTGCAGCTTCCCTTGGGCATACTTCTTGCAGTAAGTTTcttatttccatttttctttggatCTTCATCGCCATAGTCTCCATCATTATCATCATTGGAATCATCACCAGCCACATTGGGACTTTTCTTGGGCTTCGCTTTCACAGGGGCATTTGTACCTCTAGCAGCCTTTTTCCCTCCTATCACTTTGGATTTTCTAGTTTTTGCATCTTCCTCACTTTCTggttcatcatcatcattatcatCACTACCAACAccttttttagaatttttggtgtttttagCTGAGCTTTTCTGTGGTTTACTTGCTTCTTTTGCAGCTTGTGCTCCCCCGAGTTTTTGAAGTTCTGGCACGTAAGCTGTCGTCTGAGGTAAAAGCAGCAGGCAGCTTCAGATAAGATACAAGAATATCATAATCTACAAGTTGCAAGAAACATACCCTGCCACCAGCATTGATAAACTCAATTTTCTTCCCTGGCATAAAgagaaatttattattatcccAACGGTACACCACTCAAAACAGCTAAAGATTGTATGGTAATAGATGCACAAGACCAAATCTAAAAATCCcgcttttgttttccaaatcaACGCATGCTTGGATAAAAGGAAAAACTACTCTCTACTCACTACTATAATCAGGAATTCAAGaagaataaatagaaaaattgtgGCACAACAGTGATGTGGCACAATTCAGGGCCTCTAGTCAAAGTTTTCCTTTGGTTAGCCTTCTATTACACAGGGCTTAAACTGGAAGTAGTGTAATATCAATATCTTGAAAAGTTGTGGCTTATCCCAACACGTTAAAGCACAATAAGCATTTATCGATGACACACGCAAGATACCACATCAGTCAGGAGTCAAACCATCAACAAAAGCCTTGCCAGGCTTCTTTTCCCGGAAATGGAATATCCAATTACTGGGAAACTGATTACTATCTGCCCCGACTTCAATAGCCTTTCCAATCACCTGTAAAATGGAATGTATTGTCAAGATGATGCATACTCTTAAATTATCTCACCCTTAACTTTTCCAGGCTTTTTCCCCCACCGATAATGAAACAACCATTGACGAGGGAAAGAACCGCAGTCAGCATCAACTTGTACAGCAAATTGTATAACCTAGAAGTATAGTCTCCATAGCACGACATGAATAATGAATTCTCAATGAAACAACCTatcaaaatagaaaagaaaaaaaatttaaaaaaaaaaaaaaaaacttgtgacATTGGATGGTCACCTCATTAATACAATTGAGCAATGTTCCACAGACTTCTATGGACATGCTGGAAGCACTTTGCAGGGGATGAATTTTAGCCTGTTCACAAATAGACAcacagaaaaaaataaataatgaataaataaaaaaaaactcccaCTATACGGCCAAAAAAATAATATGTACTAAAGCCATGAATATgcaattcaaatttcaaaacaattagcAGAAACTTAACtggaaaatgtagaaaattctCATCTTAAAAGAGCATTATCAGACAAGAGAAacagaaaacaaagaaatcacACTTGTACATGATTCTATTATGcctaaaattttctttattattttcctAGAGGGATGTCATGCACAAAAAACGTTCCAGAGTTCCCCGTGTAACTACAAAATATATGCAACCTAAGGTTAGAACCAAATCCCAATGAACTGACAAAAATGATAGACACTCACCTG
It includes:
- the LOC113742534 gene encoding formamidopyrimidine-DNA glycosylase-like isoform X1, coding for MPELPEVEAARRAIEEHCLGKKIVKSIIADDSKVVDGVSHKDFEASLNGKTIVAAHRKGKNMWLQLNSPPFPSFQFGMTGAIYIKGVAVTNYKRSSVKDTDEWPSKYSKFFVELNDGLELSFTDKRRFARVRLLDNPVAVPPISELGPDALLEPMAVDEFHKLLSKKNLGIKALLLDQGFISGIGNWVADEVLYQAKIHPLQSASSMSIEVCGTLLNCINEVIGKAIEVGADSNQFPSNWIFHFREKKPGKAFVDGKKIEFINAGGRTTAYVPELQKLGGAQAAKEASKPQKSSAKNTKNSKKGVGSDDNDDDEPESEEDAKTRKSKVIGGKKAARGTNAPVKAKPKKSPNVAGDDSNDDNDGDYGDEDPKKNGNKKLTARSMPKGSCKDDSGIEFKKDTGKNSARKRKPVESDDDKNYDGNQKNGKEAKAQKAPKEKVDTSQTRRLTRKKV
- the LOC113742534 gene encoding formamidopyrimidine-DNA glycosylase-like isoform X3; its protein translation is MGKPSSPLIARGRTCGSNSIPLLFPLSRMTGAIYIKGVAVTNYKRSSVKDTDEWPSKYSKFFVELNDGLELSFTDKRRFARVRLLDNPVAVPPISELGPDALLEPMAVDEFHKLLSKKNLGIKALLLDQGFISGIGNWVADEVLYQAKIHPLQSASSMSIEVCGTLLNCINEVIGKAIEVGADSNQFPSNWIFHFREKKPGKAFVDGKKIEFINAGGRTTAYVPELQKLGGAQAAKEASKPQKSSAKNTKNSKKGVGSDDNDDDEPESEEDAKTRKSKVIGGKKAARGTNAPVKAKPKKSPNVAGDDSNDDNDGDYGDEDPKKNGNKKLTARSMPKGSCKDDSGIEFKKDTGKNSARKRKPVESDDDKNYDGNQKNGKEAKAQKAPKEKVDTSQTRRLTRKKV
- the LOC113742534 gene encoding formamidopyrimidine-DNA glycosylase-like isoform X2, with the translated sequence MPELPEVEAARRAIEEHCLGKKIVKSIIADDSKVVDGVSHKDFEASLNGKTIVAAHRKGKNMWLQLNSPPFPSFQFGMTGAIYIKGVAVTNYKRSSVKDTDEWPSKYSKFFVELNDGLELSFTDKRRFARVRLLDNPVAVPPISELGPDALLEPMAVDEFHKLLSKKNLGIKALLLDQGFISGIGNWVADEVLYQAKIHPLQSASSMSIEVCGTLLNCINEVIQFAVQVDADCGSFPRQWLFHYRWGKKPGKVKGKKIEFINAGGRTTAYVPELQKLGGAQAAKEASKPQKSSAKNTKNSKKGVGSDDNDDDEPESEEDAKTRKSKVIGGKKAARGTNAPVKAKPKKSPNVAGDDSNDDNDGDYGDEDPKKNGNKKLTARSMPKGSCKDDSGIEFKKDTGKNSARKRKPVESDDDKNYDGNQKNGKEAKAQKAPKEKVDTSQTRRLTRKKV